Proteins from one Ipomoea triloba cultivar NCNSP0323 chromosome 1, ASM357664v1 genomic window:
- the LOC116028266 gene encoding ketol-acid reductoisomerase, chloroplastic-like: MSVAAPTSFSISSSAASSKTLKPSTGALPHSLGFISTSGASLKPLRARILQSTGTATGSAMAAVMVSAPIATKSPALLDFETSVFKKEKVSLAGHEEYIVRGGRDLFKLLPDAFKGIKQIGVIGWGSQGPAQAQNLRDSLVEAKSDIVVKIGLRKGSRSFNEARAAGFTEENGTLGDIWETVAGSDLVLLLISDAAQADNYEKVFSHMKPNSILGLSHGFLLGHLQSMGLDFPKNISVIAVCPKGMGPSVRRLYVQGKEVNGAGINSSFAVHQDIDGRATDVALGWSVALGSPFTFATTLEQEYKSDIFGERGILLGAVHGIVESLFRRYTENGMAEDDAYKNTVECITGIISKTISTQGMLAVYNSLNEDGKKAFEAAYSASYYPCMDILYECYEDVAAGSEIRSVVLAGRRFYEKEGLPAFPMGKIDQTRMWKVGQRVRSVRPAGDLGPLYPFTAGVYVALMMAQIEVLRKKGHSYSEIINESVIESVDSLNPFMHARGVSFMVDNCSTTARLGSRKWAPRFDYILTQQALVAVDNGTPINRDLIGNFLSDPVHGAIEVCAQLRPSVDISVPQDGQDADFVRPELRQSSN, from the exons ATGTCGGTGGCGGCGCCAACTTCCTTCTCCATTTCTTCCTCCGCCGCCTCTTCCAAAACCCTAAAGCCATCCACCGGAGCCTTGCCGCACAGTCTCGGCTTCATTTCCACTTCCGGCGCGTCGCTCAAGCCTCTCCGAGCTCGGATTCTTCAGTCCACGGGCACGGCCACAGGTTCTGCTATGGCGGCCGTCATGGTATCCGCTCCCATCGCCACCAAGTCGCCGGCTTTGCTCGATTTCGAGACATCCGTGTTTAAGAAGGAGAAAGTGTCCCTGGCTGGCCACGAAGAG TATATTGTGAGAGGTGGGAGGGATTTGTTTAAGCTGTTGCCTGATGCTTTTAAGGGTATCAAGCAGATTGGAGTTATTGGTTGGGGTTCACAG GGACCTGCACAAGCACAGAATTTGAGGGATTCTCTTGTAGAAGCAAAATCTGATATTGTTGTTAag ATTGGTTTGAGGAAGGGTTCTCGCTCCTTTAACGAGGCCCGTGCAGCTGGATTTACTGAAGAGAATGGGACCTTAGGAGACATATGGGAGACTGTTGCCGGCAGTGATCTGGTTCTGCTCTTGATTTCAGACGCAGCTCAG GCTGATAATTATGAGAAGGTATTTTCACACATGAAGCCAAATAGCATACTTGGGCTGTCGCATGGTTTCCTTCTTGGCCATTTACAGTCAATGGGCCTTGACTTCCCTAAGAACATTAGTGTTATTGCTGTATGCCCGAAAGGAATGGGACCTTCAGTAAGGAGATTGTATGTGCAAGGGAAAGAAGTCAATGGTGCCGGAATTAACTCAAGCTTTGCAGTTCATCAG GATATTGATGGTAGGGCAACAGATGTTGCTCTTGGTTGGTCAGTTGCTCTTGGTTCGCCTTTTACATTCGCGACTACTCTAGAGCAGGAGTATAAGAGTGACATATTTGGTGAACGAG GCATTTTGCTGGGTGCTGTGCACGGCATTGTGGAGTCGCTATTTAGAAGGTACACTGAAAACGGTATGGCTGAGGATGATGCATATAAGAATACCGTAGAGTGCATCACAGGAATTATTTCAAAAACCATTTCAACACAG GGCATGTTGGCTGTGTACAATTCATTGAACGAGGATGGAAAGAAGGCGTTTGAAGCTGCATATAGTGCTTCATATTACCCTTGCATGGACATCTTGTACGAGTGCTATGAAGATGTAGCTGCTGGCAGTGAAATCCGGAGTGTTGTCCTTGCTGGACGTCGCTTCTAT GAAAAGGAGGGTCTGCCAGCTTTCCCGATGGGTAAAATTGACCAGACGAGGATGTGGAAAGTTGGTCAGCGTGTACGATCAGTTCGACCAGCCGGTGACCTTGGTCCTTTGTATCCTTTCACCGCAGGTGTATATGTGGCACTTATGATGGCTCAG ATTGAGGTTCTGAGGAAGAAAGGGCATTCATACTCCGAGATCATAAACGAAAGTGTGATAGAGTCGGTGGATTCACTAAACCCATTCATGCATGCTCGGGGAGTTTCATTCATGGTTGACAATTGTTCCACAACAGCACGTCTAGGATCAAGGAAGTGGGCGCCTAGATTTGACTACATTCTCACCCAGCAGGCACTTGTAGCCGTCGACAATGGTACTCCTATCAACAGGGACCTCATCGGTAACTTCCTCTCAGACCCCGTACATGGAGCAATCGAAGTGTGCGCCCAGTTGAGACCCTCCGTCGATATCTCAGTGCCCCAAGATGGCCAAGATGCTGATTTTGTGCGTCCAGAATTGCGGCAGTCCAGCAACTGA
- the LOC115995741 gene encoding transcription factor bHLH30-like: MEFLSTFGELCNEKYEFQGVMRNGLSSSSSLVLDSGKGVLVRAAQQGVIKPEKALIALRNHSEAERRRRERINGHFTTLRSLIPGTDKMDKAALLAKVISQVKELRASAAEATKEILVPMDRDELRVEPQVGEFEGALYSIKASLSCEYKHELLSDLRQALDNLSLKTARAEIATLGSRMVSVFVITENEGNIEHDEDTERREFLASSIRQALRSVLDKFYASEELSSRNALSSKRQRVSFLNPSSSSSLGDFC, encoded by the exons ATGGAATTTTTAAGTACTTTTGGTGAGTTGTGCAATGAGAAATATGAATTTCAGGGGGTGATGAGGAATGGGTTGTCCTCATCTTCTTCATTggttttggatagtggaaaGGGGGTGCTTGTGAGGGCTGCACAACAGGGAGTCATCAAACCGGAGAAGGCTTTGATTGCTTTGAGAAACCATAGTGAGGCTGAGAGGAGGCGCAGGGAGAGAATCAATGGCCATTTCACTACCCTCAGGAGCCTCATCCCTGGCACAGATAAG ATGGACAAAGCTGCATTACTTGCCAAGGTTATCAGTCAGGTAAAAGAACTGAGGGCTAGTGCAGCAGAAGCTACAAAAGAAATTCTCGTGCCAATGGACAGGGATGAACTAAGAGTTGAACCTCAAGTCGGAGAATTTGAGGGGGCGTTGTACTCTATAAAGGCATCCTTGTCTTGTGAGTATAAGCACGAGCTTCTTTCGGATTTAAGGCAAGCTCTTGATAATCTCTCTTTAAAAACCGCGAGGGCAGAGATTGCAACCTTGGGAAGCAGGATGGTTAGTGTTTTTGTGATAACCGAAAATGAAGGGAACATTGAGCATGATGAGGATACTGAAAGACGAGAATTTCTTGCTAGTTCGATTCGTCAGGCTTTAAGGTCAGTgcttgataaattttatgcatcGGAGGAGTTATCTTCAAGAAACGCTCTCTCGAGCAAGAGACAGAGAGTTTCGTTCCTGAATCCTTCAAGCTCGTCTTCTTTAGGAGATTtctgctga
- the LOC116025317 gene encoding uncharacterized protein LOC116025317, with product MAMAFCATSKLNTLNPALLTSTKDVVIHDPLKRVTPARISGGGIRVAASGSGSGAPAAVEVYEEGQLERPRWTGETPLSRFVGALISFKPLYSLLKLGARQVFISTAEKTNIPWREMAKEILESDVYKEMESIQNQSLEYPDYYLSPFHAYDEGNLSWLAAAEVEPATMAMELRAIPDANSLDEASQVVRGNWLDAIEKHHKQYSGGFAIRDILDIGCSIGMSTRCLASRYPSANLTGLDLSPYFLAVAQFKEKNSDRKKNPTRWIHANGEDTGLPSKSFDLVSISYVFHECPERAIRNVVKESFRLLRPGGTFSVTDNSPKSKKLQIMETEKSTDPKPEESEEEAIELILFQVSECYVYLIPPRKSAASYRADEWNVNKWAWEGALKVLSKGEECIIRLEDKTTGELYARAFLRDGEPHPVEPVIDSSRYFVLRVEENIGGRRRHAFLGIGFRERPEAYDFQAALHDHMKYLNKKKTAEEMEQQFQKTTSVDYSLKEGETLVLQIKNKAGSGSSIRSKFFEQGLNLNNLSLEDKANRKESPLLLKLPPPPLTPVATPENSPSGSPPEFSLDQSPKGKDSSPAIEQSGKSESTGNLRPQEVEDDDFGDFQAAG from the exons ATGGCAATGGCGTTCTGTGCCACCTCAAAGCTCAACACTCTCAACCCGGCGCTCTTAACCTCCACAAAGGACGTCGTTATCCATGACCCATTGAAGAGAGTAACGCCGGCGAGAATCTCCGGCGGCGGCATTCGAGTGGCGGCGTCGGGAAGCGGAAGCGGCGCGCCGGCAGCGGTGGAGGTTTACGAGGAAGGGCAGCTGGAGAGACCCCGGTGGACCGGCGAAACGCCGCTGTCTCGCTTTGTCGGAGCCCTCATTTCTTTCAAGCCTCTCTACTCTCTGCTTAAGCTTGGCGCCAGACAAGTCTTTATCAG CACAGCCGAGAAGACAAATATTCCATGGAGGGAAATGGCAAAGGAAATACTGGAATCAGATGTCTACAAAGAGATGGAAAGCATTCAGAATCAATCTCTTGAATACCCTGACT ATTATCTCAGTCCTTTTCATGCTTATGACGAAGGGAATCTTTCCTGGCTG GCAGCAGCAGAAGTAGAGCCTGCAACTATGGCAATGGAGTTGCGGGCAATCCCTGATGCCAATTCACTCGATGAAGCTTCTCAGGTTGTACGTGGGAACTGGCTCGATGCTATTGAAAAACATCATAAGCAATATTCGGGTGGTTTTGCAATCCGAGACATTCTTGATATTGGATGCTCTATTGGTATGAGCACCAGATGTCTAGCCAGTAGATACCCTTCTGCTAATCTCACT GGACTTGATTTATCGCCTTACTTTCTTGCGGTTGCTCAGTTTAAGGAAAAGAATAGTGACAGAAAAAAGAACCCTACACGCTGGATTCATGCGAATGGCGAAGACACTGGCTTGCCTTCAAAATCCTTTGACCTTGTCTCCATTTCATATGTG TTTCATGAATGCCCCGAGAGAGCAATTCGAAATGTAGTGAAGGAGTCATTTCGGTTGCTTAGACCTGGAGGAACTTTTTCTGTAACAGACAACTCG CCAAAATCGAAGAAACTGCAG ATCATGGAGACAGAAAAGAGCACAGACCCGAAACCAGAAGAGTCCGAAGAAGAAGCAATAGAGCTTATTCTCTTTCAAGTATCAGAATGCTATGTTTACCTG ATTCCTCCCAGAAAAAGTGCAGCTTCATACAG GGCTGACGAGTGGAATGTGAACAAATGGGCATGGGAGGGTGCACTAAAGGTTTTAAGCAAAGGAGAAGAATGCATAATCAGACTTGAAGACAAGACAACAG GTGAACTTTATGCCCGGGCTTTTCTGAGAGATGGGGAGCCTCATCCAGTGGAGCCGGTGATTGATAGTAGCAG ATACTTTGTTCTCCGAGTAGAAGAGAATATTG GTGGTCGCCGTAGGCATGCTTTTCTTGGCATTGGATTCCGGGAAAGACCCGAAGCTTATGACTTCCAAGCTGCCCTTCATGACCATATGAA GTACCTAAATAAGAAGAAAACTGCTGAAGAGATGGAGCAACAATTCCAGAAAACGACATCAGTTGACTACAGTTTGAAAGAGGGGGAGACTCTCGTACTTCAAATTAAAAAC AAAGCTGGGAGTGGCAGCAGCATAAGGTCAAAGTTCTTCGAGCAAGGTTTAAACTTAAACAATCTATCGTTGGAGGACAAGGCGAACCGAAAAGAATCTCCGCTACTACTTAAACTCCCGCCACCCCCCCTAACACCCGTTGCTACTCCAGAGAATTCTCCTTCAGGGTCACCGCCCGAATTTAGTCTCGACCAGTCTCCTAAAGGCAAGGATTCCTCCCCCGCCATTGAACAATCAGGTAAATCCGAATCAACTGGAAACCTACGCCCGCAGGAAGTTGAAGACGACGACTTTGGGGATTTTCAAGCTGCTGGGTAA
- the LOC116025050 gene encoding 14-3-3 protein 9-like isoform X3, translating to MASSSERDNFVYVAKLAEQAERYDEMVDAMKSVAKIGVELTVEERNLLSVGYKNVVGARRASWRILSSIEQKEESRGNEQNVKRIKEYRQKVETELTNICGDIMTVIDEHLIPASTAGESTVFYYKMKGDYYRYLAEFKTGNDKKEVADLSLKAYETATTTAEAELPPTHPIRLGLALNFSVFYYEIMNSPERACHLAKQAFDEAISELDTLNEDSYKDSTLIMQLLRDNLTLWTSDIPEDADAHKGDAQNKAGGEDAE from the exons ATGGCTTCCTCCTCCGAGCGCGATAACTTCGTCTACGTCGCCAAACTCGCCGAGCAAGCCGAACGCTACGACG AGATGGTGGATGCGATGAAGAGTGTGGCGAAAATTGGAGTGGAATTGACAGTGGAGGAGAGGAATCTGCTGTCAGTTGGGTACAAGAATGTGGTGGGGGCCCGGAGGGCGTCGTGGAGGATCTTGTCCTCCATCGAGCAGAAGGAAGAGTCGAGAGGGAATGAGCAGAATGTGAAGAGGATAAAGGAGTACAGGCAGAAGGTGGAGACGGAGCTCACCAACATTTGCGGTGATATTATGACTGTGATTGATGAGCATCTTATTCCCGCATCCACTGCTGGGGAATCGACTGTGTTTTACTACAAGAT GAAAGGGGATTACTATCGGTACCTTGCTGAGTTCAAAACTGGTAACGATAAGAAAGAGGTTGCTGATCTTTCTCTGAAAGCATATGAG ACGGCTACCACTACGGCTGAAGCTGAGTTACCACCTACACATCCTATTCGCTTGGGATTGGCTTTGAATTTCTCTGTTTTCTACTACGAGATCATGAACTCTCCTGAAAG gGCTTGTCACCTTGCAAAGCAGGCTTTTGATGAGGCAATTTCTGAACTGGATACCTTGAACGAGGACTCCTACAAAGACAGTACCTTGATAATGCAGCTTCTCAGGGACAATCTCACTTTGTGGACTTCTGATATCCCGGAGGATGCAG ACGCTCACAAGGGGGATGCTCAGAACAAAGCTGGAGGTGAGGATGCAGAG TGA
- the LOC116025050 gene encoding 14-3-3 protein 9-like isoform X2 — MASSPERDNFVYVAKLAEQPERYDEMVDAMKSVAKIGVELTVEERNLLSVGYKNVVGARRASWRILSSIEQKEESRGNEQNVKRIKEYRQKVETELTNICGDIMTVIDEHLIPASTAGESTVFYYKMKGDYYRYLAEFKTGNDKKEVADLSLKAYETATTTAEAELPPTHPIRLGLALNFSVFYYEIMNSPERACHLAKQAFDEAISELDTLNEDSYKDSTLIMQLLRDNLTLWTSDIPEDAEDAHKGDAQNKAGGEDAE; from the exons AGATGGTGGATGCGATGAAGAGTGTGGCGAAAATTGGAGTGGAATTGACAGTGGAGGAGAGGAATCTGCTGTCAGTTGGGTACAAGAATGTGGTGGGGGCCCGGAGGGCGTCGTGGAGGATCTTGTCCTCCATCGAGCAGAAGGAAGAGTCGAGAGGGAATGAGCAGAATGTGAAGAGGATAAAGGAGTACAGGCAGAAGGTGGAGACGGAGCTCACCAACATTTGCGGTGATATTATGACTGTGATTGATGAGCATCTTATTCCCGCATCCACTGCTGGGGAATCGACTGTGTTTTACTACAAGAT GAAAGGGGATTACTATCGGTACCTTGCTGAGTTCAAAACTGGTAACGATAAGAAAGAGGTTGCTGATCTTTCTCTGAAAGCATATGAG ACGGCTACCACTACGGCTGAAGCTGAGTTACCACCTACACATCCTATTCGCTTGGGATTGGCTTTGAATTTCTCTGTTTTCTACTACGAGATCATGAACTCTCCTGAAAG gGCTTGTCACCTTGCAAAGCAGGCTTTTGATGAGGCAATTTCTGAACTGGATACCTTGAACGAGGACTCCTACAAAGACAGTACCTTGATAATGCAGCTTCTCAGGGACAATCTCACTTTGTGGACTTCTGATATCCCGGAGGATGCAG AAGACGCTCACAAGGGGGATGCTCAGAACAAAGCTGGAGGTGAGGATGCAGAG TGA
- the LOC116025050 gene encoding 14-3-3 protein 9-like isoform X1, with product MASSSERDNFVYVAKLAEQAERYDEMVDAMKSVAKIGVELTVEERNLLSVGYKNVVGARRASWRILSSIEQKEESRGNEQNVKRIKEYRQKVETELTNICGDIMTVIDEHLIPASTAGESTVFYYKMKGDYYRYLAEFKTGNDKKEVADLSLKAYETATTTAEAELPPTHPIRLGLALNFSVFYYEIMNSPERACHLAKQAFDEAISELDTLNEDSYKDSTLIMQLLRDNLTLWTSDIPEDAEDAHKGDAQNKAGGEDAE from the exons ATGGCTTCCTCCTCCGAGCGCGATAACTTCGTCTACGTCGCCAAACTCGCCGAGCAAGCCGAACGCTACGACG AGATGGTGGATGCGATGAAGAGTGTGGCGAAAATTGGAGTGGAATTGACAGTGGAGGAGAGGAATCTGCTGTCAGTTGGGTACAAGAATGTGGTGGGGGCCCGGAGGGCGTCGTGGAGGATCTTGTCCTCCATCGAGCAGAAGGAAGAGTCGAGAGGGAATGAGCAGAATGTGAAGAGGATAAAGGAGTACAGGCAGAAGGTGGAGACGGAGCTCACCAACATTTGCGGTGATATTATGACTGTGATTGATGAGCATCTTATTCCCGCATCCACTGCTGGGGAATCGACTGTGTTTTACTACAAGAT GAAAGGGGATTACTATCGGTACCTTGCTGAGTTCAAAACTGGTAACGATAAGAAAGAGGTTGCTGATCTTTCTCTGAAAGCATATGAG ACGGCTACCACTACGGCTGAAGCTGAGTTACCACCTACACATCCTATTCGCTTGGGATTGGCTTTGAATTTCTCTGTTTTCTACTACGAGATCATGAACTCTCCTGAAAG gGCTTGTCACCTTGCAAAGCAGGCTTTTGATGAGGCAATTTCTGAACTGGATACCTTGAACGAGGACTCCTACAAAGACAGTACCTTGATAATGCAGCTTCTCAGGGACAATCTCACTTTGTGGACTTCTGATATCCCGGAGGATGCAG AAGACGCTCACAAGGGGGATGCTCAGAACAAAGCTGGAGGTGAGGATGCAGAG TGA
- the LOC115998352 gene encoding ABC transporter G family member 10-like, with protein MDNLPVKAPSRERYKIEAKNLSYRLPPTYGNFKKLCKQLISDSNNLRSIKSTRYVLRNVNCEAKPGEITAIAGPSGAGKTSLLDILAGIFVPSRLSGQILVNDQPMKPGKFRRVSGYVTQEEALFPHLTVEETLMYSARFRLSSGGYDKAKQTVSRLLKELGLGHVAGVRVGDESSRTLSGGEKRRVSTGVELVHNPAVLLLDEPTSGLDSASAVHVLLLLKSMAKNRGKTVVLTIHQPGFRILELLDRVVLLCNGFALHNGSQQFLEERLKSLGHYPIPYRANVLEFAIEVTDILAESLEIEEEEFDNSVVNNVKEKHSFHSNDPLKEVWILSQRFCRNIFRTKQLFLAKMVQALLNGVLLGTIFQNAYNHPKEAKVQTQLGFFAFSLTFLLSSNTEALPIFLDERRILMRETSRRAYRISSYTIANTIVFLPFLLVLSLVYTVPVYWLVGLRRDFNAFVYYSLLSWMILAMGNSFVAACAALVPDFIVGMSFLGGTIGAFFLFSGYFINKDGLPKFWLFMHYLSLFKYPFECLMINEYGGENGRSKCVQRVDGMCLLYGNELLEIEGIKESQKWFNLAVMAAFILGYRFLCFLILWCRSYRTRS; from the coding sequence atggaTAATCTCCCTGTGAAAGCACCAAGCCGTGAGAGATACAAGATTGAAGCCAAGAATCTGTCCTACAGACTCCCTCCAACGTACGGcaacttcaaaaagttatgTAAGCAGTTGATCAGTGACAGCAACAACCTCAGGAGTATCAAGAGTACCAGGTATGTTTTAAGGAATGTGAACTGTGAGGCCAAGCCAGGGGAAATAACAGCAATTGCAGGCCCAAGTGGAGCAGGAAAGACATCATTGCTGGACATTCTTGCTGGGATTTTTGTCCCATCCAGACTTTCTGGCCAAATTCTTGTCAATGATCAGCCAATGAAGCCTGGAAAGTTTCGGAGAGTTTCAGGTTATGTCACACAGGAGGAAGCCCTTTTCCCCCACCTCACTGTGGAGGAAACTCTGATGTACAGCGCGAGATTCAGGCTGTCGTCCGGGGGGTATGACAAGGCGAAACAGACTGTTTCCCGCCTCTTGAAGGAGCTCGGTTTGGGCCATGTTGCTGGGGTGAGAGTGGGGGATGAGTCGAGCAGGACCCTCTCGGGAGGGGAGAAGCGTAGGGTGTCAACCGGGGTGGAGCTCGTGCATAATCCCGCTGTTTTGTTGCTCGATGAGCCAACTTCCGGGCTggattctgcctcagcagttcATGTTCTGTTGCTGCTAAAGTCCATGGCCAAGAATCGTGGTAAAACGGTTGTGTTAACTATCCATCAGCCTGGTTTTCGGATTCTTGAATTGCTCGACCGAGTTGTGTTGCTATGCAATGGCTTTGCCCTCCACAATGGATCCCAACAGTTTCTTGAAGAGAGGCTTAAGTCCTTGGGGCATTATCCCATCCCTTATCGCGCCAATGTGCTTGAATTCGCCATTGAAGTGACAGATATCCTTGCAGAAAGCCTGGAaatcgaagaagaagaattcgaTAATTCTGTTGTCAATAATGTCAAAGAGAAGCATAGTTTTCACTCAAATGATCCACTTAAGGAGGTATGGATTCTGAGCCAGAGATTCTGCAGAAACATTTTCAGAACCAAACAGCTTTTCTTGGCTAAGATGGTTCAAGCATTGCTCAATGGGGTTCTACTCGGGACGATATTTCAGAATGCTTATAATCACCCAAAGGAAGCAAAGGTGCAGACTCAACTTGGATTCTTTGCCTTTAGTCTCACCTTCTTGCTGTCTTCGAACACAGAAGCCCTCCCGATTTTCTTAGACGAGAGGAGAATTCTGATGAGGGAGACCTCGCGAAGAGCCTATAGGATCTCGTCCTACACAATAGCCAACACCATAGTTTTTCTTCCTTTCCTATTAGTACTATCCCTCGTCTACACTGTCCCGGTTTACTGGCTGGTTGGATTACGTCGTGATTTCAATGCATTCGTATACTACTCCCTGCTGTCCTGGATGATTCTCGCAATGGGGAATTCGTTTGTGGCAGCATGTGCTGCTCTAGTGCCTGATTTCATCGTGGGAATGTCGTTCCTAGGGGGTACAATTGGGGCGTTTTTCCTCTTCTCGGGGTACTTTATAAACAAGGATGGCCTGCCTAAGTTCTGGCTTTTCATGCATTATCTGAGTCTTTTCAAGTACCCATTTGAGTGTCTTATGATAAATGAGTATGGAGGGGAAAATGGGAGATCAAAATGTGTTCAGAGAGTTGATGGGATGTGTTTGTTGTATGGCAACGAGCTATTGGAGATTGAAGGCATTAAGGAGTCACAGAAATGGTTCAATTTAGCTGTGATGGCTGCCTTCATTTTGGGTTACAGATTTCTGTGTTTTCTGATTCTCTGGTGCAGATCTTACCGAACTAGAAGTTGA